The genomic stretch CGGCAGCTCCGGACGTACAGCAAACAGCGGCTCCGTCTCATGCTGCAACGAAAGGATATGTTCAAGTTGCCACTTCGCTGAATGTCAGGTCAGCACCGAATATGTCTGCTGCTGTTACAGATAGCTTGTACAATGGAGAAGCAGTCTCTATTGTTTCTATTCAAGATAACTGGGCACAAGTTGAGCATGATGGTAATACGGGTTATGTGAGTATGGATTATATTACTACTAGTGAGAATGAAGCGAGTTATAGCTTGTCACCGTTGAAAGGGAAAACGATTGTAATTGATGCAGGTCATGGCGGAAAAGACAGCGGAGCAGTTGGAGATTACTTTTATGAGAAATCTGCTGTTCTATCTATTGCTTTAAAAGCCCAGGCGCAACTGGAAAATCTCGGAGCAGATGTCATTATGACACGAGATGATGATACATTCGTTGAACTAGAGACCCGGGCAGCTATGTCAAATGCTGCTCATGCCTCCATGTTCGTCAGCATTCATTTAAATGCAACATCCGAAGAATATGTGAATGGGACAGAAGTATATTATTATCCGGATGGTGATACAAGTGTGCAGCTTGCCTCTACTGTGCAGGAGAACTTAATATCCCAGCTCGGTTCCGTTGATCGCGGCACGCAAGCAGCTGATTTTAGTGTGCTGCGCAATACACAGGCACCAGCAATCTTGGCCGAAATCGGTTATATTACGAACTCAGCTGAAGCTGCCAACCTGTTAACAGACAGCTACCAGCAAAAAGCTGCCACTGGAATCGTGAAAGGGCTCGAGACTTATTATCAATGAATTATAGAAAACGATGCGGAAATTCCGCATCGTTTTTATTTTGTTAAATCTACATCAGCGACGTAATAGGATGAATCATCTGCTCGTTCCTTATACATCTCGATGTAAATTTGATTTATTTCCTGACCTTCTTTGTTGATGACATTACGCCAATCTTGTCGAATCTGACCTTTATTGGAAGAAGAAGTCCTCTTTGAATAGAGTCGGTGTGCATCTGGGATAATCTCCTTCACATAATTGGAAATACTCCGCTCCAGCTCGTGCCGGACAACTGCTTCTTTCCCTGCAGTATATGCGTATCGAAATTGCATCTGGCTGCCAGTCCTCCTGTTGTTTGGTGAAAAAAACAAGAACATTAGTTCCTATTTTGAGTATACTGGAATTGCTGCAGTATGGCTAGTAAAATGCCAATCTCAGCAAAAAAATGTGTCAGAAATTTGAATAGATGAGCAGAAAAATCACAGAAATGTAACCCCTTACTTGTGAAAAGGAGGTACGTTTAGTAAACTATACTTGTAAGGAAAGTAAAGAATGTAAGGAATATCTGAAAGAAGGGCGAAATCATGGAATTAGCAAAGCTTAGCTCAAAAGGGCAAATTACAGTGCCGAAGCACATTCGGGAGGTACTGGATGTCGGGGAAGGGGACCATGTGGCATTTGTAGAAGAAGGCGGGATTGTGTTCATGTCAAAAGCTGATCTTAATTCTATTCATGGCCTGCAGGAAATTCTAAGTGACAGCAAATTCAAGGAAGTCGTCCAGAAAGCTAAATCACTAAAATAGGAGGTACATAGATGAATATTCGAGAATCAGATCTACCTGGTATTGGAAAGAAGTTTGAGCTGATGACGGACAATGACGATAAAGTTGTGGTGGTTATTCATGATGACGGCCGCAGAGAAGTATACCACTATGACGATGATGATTTGGAAGAAAGCATTTCCGGTGTGACGTTTACAGATTCCGAAGCAAGGCAGCTCGCTTCCATTATCGGCGGCATGACGTATAAGCCAAAAGCGGTGGAAACGATTGAAGTTGCATTTGATGACTTGGTAATTGAATGGTATAAGCTTGGGCCAAGCGCGCCAATTGTCGGGAAGACAATCGGAGAAATCGGCATCCGTCAAAATTATAATATCAATATTATTGGTATTATTCGTAAAGATCACTCCAAGCAGCTTAATCCTGGTGTTGATTCTGTATTCAAGAGCGGTGACACCCTTGTCATTTCTGGTGAGCGTGCAGATTTGAAACGCGCCAACAATGAGCTATTTTTAAGGGAAAGGGGATAAGCGATGGATCATTTAGTGTTTGAAGTAGGAACTGCGCTTGTTTTAGTCGCAATCGCAGCCATTTTAGCCAACAAGTTGAACTTTTCCATCATTCCATTTCTCATTATTATTGGGATGCTGGTCGGACCGCATGCACCTAGTATTGGCATTATCAACCTCCAATTTGTTCACAGTGAGGATATCATTGCATTCCTTGGAAGGATTGGTGTCCTATTCCTCCTATTTTATCTGGGCCTTGAATTCTCGATTGGGAAGTTAATTAAATCTGGTAAATCGATTGTCGTTGGCGGCAGTATTTACATCGGAATTAACTTTGCATTAGGCTTTCTTTATCCATTCCTGCTCGGATTTCCAATTAAAGAGACCTTAATCATCGCAGGTATTA from Terribacillus sp. DMT04 encodes the following:
- a CDS encoding N-acetylmuramoyl-L-alanine amidase; translation: MLDKHLFRRSCLVVIIALIAAVAFLPAASYAASGTIDVSTSLNVRAEPSNNAEVIGKLQGGQAVEILEVAHDWGKIDYYGQEGYISMVFVSGVQESATAAPDVQQTAAPSHAATKGYVQVATSLNVRSAPNMSAAVTDSLYNGEAVSIVSIQDNWAQVEHDGNTGYVSMDYITTSENEASYSLSPLKGKTIVIDAGHGGKDSGAVGDYFYEKSAVLSIALKAQAQLENLGADVIMTRDDDTFVELETRAAMSNAAHASMFVSIHLNATSEEYVNGTEVYYYPDGDTSVQLASTVQENLISQLGSVDRGTQAADFSVLRNTQAPAILAEIGYITNSAEAANLLTDSYQQKAATGIVKGLETYYQ
- a CDS encoding AbrB/MazE/SpoVT family DNA-binding domain-containing protein, translating into MELAKLSSKGQITVPKHIREVLDVGEGDHVAFVEEGGIVFMSKADLNSIHGLQEILSDSKFKEVVQKAKSLK
- a CDS encoding cation:proton antiporter regulatory subunit, producing MNIRESDLPGIGKKFELMTDNDDKVVVVIHDDGRREVYHYDDDDLEESISGVTFTDSEARQLASIIGGMTYKPKAVETIEVAFDDLVIEWYKLGPSAPIVGKTIGEIGIRQNYNINIIGIIRKDHSKQLNPGVDSVFKSGDTLVISGERADLKRANNELFLRERG